Proteins from a single region of Starkeya sp. ORNL1:
- the dapA gene encoding 4-hydroxy-tetrahydrodipicolinate synthase: MPHQPPFRGSFTALVTPFRDGALDEKAFRGLVDWQIEEGIHGLVPVGTTGESPTLSHDEHHKVVEWCVEQAGGRVPVIAGAGSNSTAEAIGLAQHAEKAGANAVLVVTPYYNKPGQEGLYQHYKAINDGIGIPIIIYNIPGRSVVDMSVETMARLFELKNIAGVKDATANLVRVSQQRAAMGPGFNQLSGEDATALAFMAHGGDGCISVASNVAPKLCSEFQNACLSGDYHTALSYQDRLFPLHQALFVETNPSPTKYALSLLGKLVDEARLPMVPVSEKTKQTVRAAMVHAGLLN, encoded by the coding sequence ATGCCCCACCAGCCGCCATTCCGTGGCTCATTTACGGCTCTCGTCACGCCGTTCCGTGATGGCGCGCTCGACGAGAAAGCCTTTCGCGGGCTGGTCGACTGGCAGATCGAAGAGGGCATACACGGCCTGGTTCCGGTCGGCACCACTGGCGAGAGCCCGACGCTGTCCCACGACGAGCACCACAAGGTGGTGGAGTGGTGCGTCGAGCAGGCCGGCGGCCGCGTACCGGTGATCGCCGGCGCCGGCTCCAACAGCACGGCGGAAGCGATCGGCCTCGCGCAGCATGCAGAGAAGGCGGGAGCGAATGCGGTACTGGTGGTGACGCCCTATTACAACAAGCCGGGCCAGGAAGGCCTGTACCAGCACTACAAGGCGATCAACGACGGCATCGGTATTCCGATCATCATCTACAACATTCCCGGCCGCTCGGTCGTCGACATGTCGGTGGAGACCATGGCGCGGCTGTTCGAACTGAAGAACATCGCCGGGGTGAAGGACGCCACCGCCAATCTGGTGCGTGTCAGCCAGCAGCGCGCCGCGATGGGGCCGGGCTTCAACCAGCTCTCCGGCGAGGATGCCACCGCGCTCGCCTTCATGGCGCATGGCGGCGACGGCTGCATCTCGGTCGCCTCCAACGTGGCGCCGAAGCTGTGCTCGGAATTCCAGAACGCCTGCCTGTCCGGCGACTACCACACCGCGCTGAGCTACCAGGACCGGCTGTTCCCGCTGCACCAGGCGCTGTTCGTCGAGACCAACCCGTCGCCGACCAAATATGCGCTCTCGCTGCTCGGCAAGCTGGTCGACGAAGCGCGCCTGCCGATGGTGCCGGTGAGCGAGAAGACCAAGCAGACGGTGCGCGCCGCCATGGTCCATGCCGGGCTGCTGAACTGA
- a CDS encoding type II toxin-antitoxin system RelE/ParE family toxin, whose product MKTVSGAIMRSLANIASAPQAGRPAVHPGNRRWRVAGLPYVIIYSIDNERDEIAILGVFHTAQNRDDAMK is encoded by the coding sequence TTGAAAACCGTATCGGGAGCGATCATGCGGTCGCTCGCCAATATCGCCTCAGCTCCCCAGGCGGGACGGCCAGCCGTCCATCCAGGCAATCGCAGGTGGCGGGTGGCGGGCCTGCCTTACGTCATTATCTATTCCATCGACAATGAACGTGACGAGATCGCGATCCTTGGCGTATTTCACACGGCCCAAAACCGCGACGATGCAATGAAGTGA
- the efp gene encoding elongation factor P has product MVKVIASTLRKGNVVDIDGKLYVVLTADNIHPGKGTPVTQLDMRRISDGVKISERYRTTEQVERAHVEDRPHTFLYSDGEGYHFMNPENYDQVAVQKDVIGDQAAYLQEGMQVMLSMHEGNAIAIDLPQRVVLEVTDTEPVTKGQTASSSYKPAILSNGVRSAVPPHVGIGTRIVVMTSDGSYVERAKD; this is encoded by the coding sequence TGGTCAAGGTCATCGCCAGCACGCTGCGCAAGGGCAACGTGGTCGACATCGACGGCAAGCTCTATGTCGTTCTTACCGCCGACAACATCCACCCCGGCAAGGGCACGCCGGTCACGCAGCTCGACATGCGCCGCATCTCCGATGGCGTGAAGATCTCCGAGCGCTACCGCACCACCGAGCAGGTGGAGCGCGCCCATGTCGAAGACCGCCCGCACACCTTCCTGTATTCGGACGGCGAGGGCTATCATTTCATGAACCCGGAGAATTACGACCAGGTCGCGGTGCAGAAGGATGTCATCGGCGATCAGGCCGCCTATCTCCAGGAGGGCATGCAGGTCATGCTATCCATGCATGAGGGCAACGCCATCGCCATCGATCTGCCGCAGCGCGTGGTGCTGGAAGTGACCGACACCGAGCCGGTGACCAAGGGCCAGACCGCCTCGTCCTCCTACAAGCCCGCCATCCTCTCGAACGGCGTACGCTCCGCGGTGCCGCCGCATGTCGGCATCGGCACCCGCATCGTCGTCATGACGTCGGACGGTTCCTATGTGGAGCGCGCGAAGGACTGA
- a CDS encoding lytic transglycosylase domain-containing protein encodes MRHISARRLGVLMPFAAVLMLVAAGFTAPASAEAKKPPAKTTAAKPTDKKSASKKDGGKKEASKKDAKKDAAKKDVAKKDSAKKDDAKPADSQSTGSVKPAPLPGALGSLQSAMDLAEKGQSAAALAAADQLSDPGARALVRWLTIRAAARDLGFDRAVAIIQQHPTLPTPTVLRRRLEYLLFAENRDPGTVRAFFAEQRPISGEGKLALARALFAAGDRTGGTAWLRDAWREDPLMEDTESTVMVEFGGLLTRADHKYRADKLLYAEDATRGLRAAQRAGDDVVALARARIALFAKNGDPTKLLAAVPLGLRNDPAYLYTQAKIARRAGDDATAARILSSAPKEAAAIVDPDEWWVERRLVARELLDLGDAKTAYKIARDAAPPEDDNKRSEQQFTAGWIALRFLGDARTAQQHFAKIAEGQSHPATIARGFYWQGRAAEALGNNAGARSQYQVAANYPTAYYGLIARARLGLTAMSVREAPAPSAAQRTAFSRDEGVQIFKLLLQLGERDLAMALASDLSERLPDAASLGLLADIAEGQRNARAMVVIGKNALNRGIPLEADAYPTIGIPSYRPIGPDVDRAVVYAIARQESMFNAAVVSRAGATGLMQVMPATGRTIAKREGVPFDVKSLHNNPTVNVQFGAAELRSLLDNYDNSYVLTFAAYNGGRGSVAKWVAAYGDPRDPAIDPIDWVERIPFSETRNYVQRVMENAQVYKTRFGGRGTLQIEADLRGSRPKTEAVGGL; translated from the coding sequence ATGCGCCATATAAGCGCGCGCCGTCTTGGCGTTCTGATGCCGTTTGCGGCCGTCCTGATGCTTGTGGCGGCCGGCTTCACCGCGCCTGCGAGCGCAGAGGCCAAGAAGCCACCCGCAAAGACCACGGCGGCCAAGCCCACCGACAAGAAGAGCGCGTCCAAGAAGGACGGCGGCAAGAAGGAAGCGTCGAAAAAGGACGCCAAAAAAGACGCCGCCAAGAAAGACGTGGCGAAAAAGGATTCGGCGAAGAAGGACGACGCCAAGCCTGCTGATTCGCAGTCCACCGGCTCAGTCAAGCCGGCGCCGCTTCCGGGCGCGCTCGGCTCGCTGCAGAGCGCCATGGATCTCGCCGAGAAGGGCCAGTCCGCCGCGGCGCTTGCCGCCGCCGACCAGCTCAGCGATCCCGGCGCCCGCGCTCTGGTGCGCTGGCTGACCATCCGTGCCGCGGCCCGCGATCTCGGCTTCGACCGGGCGGTCGCAATCATTCAGCAGCACCCGACGCTGCCGACTCCTACCGTGCTGCGCCGACGGCTCGAATATCTGCTGTTCGCCGAGAACCGCGATCCCGGCACGGTACGCGCCTTCTTCGCCGAGCAACGGCCGATCTCCGGCGAGGGCAAGCTCGCGCTTGCCCGTGCCCTGTTCGCCGCCGGCGACCGCACCGGCGGCACCGCGTGGCTGCGCGACGCCTGGCGCGAAGATCCGCTGATGGAAGATACCGAATCCACCGTCATGGTGGAGTTCGGCGGCCTGCTCACCCGCGCCGATCATAAATACCGCGCCGACAAGCTGCTCTACGCCGAGGACGCGACCCGCGGCCTGCGTGCGGCGCAGCGTGCCGGTGACGATGTCGTCGCCCTCGCCCGCGCCCGCATCGCGCTGTTCGCCAAGAATGGTGATCCGACCAAGCTGCTTGCCGCCGTGCCGCTCGGGCTGCGCAACGACCCGGCCTATCTCTACACCCAGGCCAAGATTGCACGCCGCGCCGGAGACGACGCGACCGCAGCCCGCATCCTGTCGAGCGCTCCAAAGGAGGCCGCCGCCATCGTCGACCCGGATGAATGGTGGGTCGAGCGCCGGCTGGTCGCCCGCGAACTGCTCGATCTCGGCGACGCCAAGACCGCCTACAAGATCGCGCGCGACGCCGCCCCGCCGGAAGACGATAACAAGCGCTCCGAGCAGCAATTCACCGCCGGCTGGATCGCCCTGCGCTTCCTCGGCGATGCCCGCACCGCCCAGCAGCATTTCGCCAAGATCGCCGAGGGCCAGTCGCATCCCGCGACCATCGCCCGCGGCTTCTATTGGCAGGGCCGTGCTGCCGAGGCGCTCGGTAATAATGCCGGCGCCCGCAGCCAGTACCAGGTCGCGGCCAATTACCCGACCGCCTATTACGGCCTGATCGCCCGCGCCCGGCTCGGCCTGACGGCGATGAGCGTGCGCGAGGCACCGGCACCGAGCGCGGCCCAGCGCACAGCCTTCTCGCGTGACGAAGGCGTGCAGATCTTCAAGCTGCTGCTCCAGCTCGGCGAGCGCGACCTCGCCATGGCCCTGGCCTCCGACCTGTCCGAGCGCCTGCCGGACGCCGCTTCGCTCGGCCTGCTCGCCGACATCGCCGAGGGTCAGCGCAATGCGCGGGCCATGGTGGTGATCGGCAAGAATGCGCTCAACCGCGGCATTCCGCTGGAAGCCGACGCCTATCCGACCATCGGCATTCCGAGCTACCGCCCGATCGGACCGGATGTCGACCGCGCCGTGGTCTACGCCATTGCCCGGCAGGAGAGCATGTTCAACGCCGCCGTGGTCTCGCGCGCCGGCGCCACCGGATTGATGCAGGTGATGCCGGCCACCGGGCGCACCATCGCCAAGCGCGAAGGCGTCCCCTTCGACGTCAAGAGCCTGCACAACAACCCGACGGTGAATGTGCAGTTCGGTGCGGCGGAGCTGCGCAGCCTGCTCGACAATTACGACAACAGCTATGTGCTGACCTTCGCCGCCTATAATGGCGGGCGCGGCAGCGTGGCCAAATGGGTTGCCGCCTATGGCGATCCACGCGATCCCGCCATCGACCCGATCGATTGGGTGGAGCGCATCCCCTTCTCCGAGACCCGCAATTATGTGCAGCGGGTGATGGAGAATGCGCAGGTCTACAAGACCCGCTTCGGCGGCCGCGGCACGCTGCAGATCGAAGCCGACCTGCGTGGCTCCCGCCCGAAGACCGAAGCCGTGGGCGGGCTTTAA
- the smpB gene encoding SsrA-binding protein SmpB, whose product MTEKKVLPRKVVADNRRARFDYEIGEVFEAGIALSGTEVKSLRGGKATIAESYATAKSGEAILYNSFIPEYLQANRFNHEPRRPRKLLLHRREIAKLWQAVEREGMTVVPLRIYFNEQGRAKVELAIARGRKAHDKREALKAKDWARDKQRLMRDRG is encoded by the coding sequence ATGACCGAGAAGAAAGTCCTCCCCCGCAAGGTCGTCGCCGATAATCGGCGGGCGCGGTTCGACTATGAGATCGGCGAGGTCTTCGAGGCCGGCATTGCGCTGTCCGGCACCGAGGTGAAGAGCCTGCGCGGCGGCAAGGCGACCATTGCCGAAAGCTACGCCACGGCCAAGTCCGGCGAAGCGATCCTCTACAACTCGTTCATCCCGGAATATCTCCAGGCCAACCGCTTCAATCACGAGCCTCGCCGGCCGCGCAAGCTGCTGCTGCACCGGCGCGAGATTGCCAAGCTGTGGCAGGCGGTGGAGCGCGAGGGCATGACCGTGGTGCCGCTGCGCATCTATTTCAACGAGCAGGGCCGAGCCAAGGTCGAGCTTGCCATCGCGCGTGGCCGCAAGGCGCATGACAAGCGAGAGGCGCTGAAGGCCAAGGACTGGGCACGCGACAAGCAGCGGCTGATGCGCGACCGCGGCTGA